Proteins found in one Hypericibacter terrae genomic segment:
- a CDS encoding iron-sulfur cluster assembly scaffold protein, whose product MTDELYHEKLTQRAEAGRAYGRLEQPDKSVTLDNPLCGDRVTIDLKIVDGKVVAAGHRTRGCLLCEAASALIVEQSPGLSLDALAGLTDRVRHFLQKDGPAPSGWSAVEEFAPVRKVRSRQDCVMLPFRALAQAVRV is encoded by the coding sequence ATGACCGACGAGCTTTATCACGAGAAATTGACGCAGCGCGCCGAGGCGGGACGCGCCTATGGACGGCTGGAACAGCCCGACAAGAGCGTGACCCTCGACAACCCGCTCTGCGGCGACCGCGTCACCATCGATCTGAAGATCGTCGACGGCAAGGTCGTGGCGGCCGGCCATCGCACCCGCGGCTGCCTGCTCTGCGAGGCGGCGTCCGCCTTGATCGTCGAGCAGTCTCCCGGCCTTTCCCTCGATGCGCTGGCGGGCCTCACCGACCGGGTGCGCCATTTCCTGCAGAAGGATGGCCCCGCGCCGTCGGGCTGGAGTGCGGTCGAGGAATTCGCGCCCGTGCGCAAGGTCAGAAGCCGGCAGGATTGCGTGATGCTGCCCTTCCGCGCCCTCGCCCAGGCCGTCAGGGTCTGA
- a CDS encoding DMT family transporter codes for MSSPPSSAASTTVPAAKTPLRPAVGGALWIGYALACTGATLFATKAIIVKLAYAQGVDAETLLAVRMILSLPVYLAIGLHTLLPSRRGPFDHANGRLILRAALVGALGYWLSSYLDFKGLELISAQFERLILFTYPFFVMLFGALFFRQPIKLKSLAAFTISYGGLLLLFLRDFSLLGEDAALGAGFVMGAGICFALYQLFAKASILQMGPRLFTCVAMSAASVVVIAQFLLTHPVGRLALTPHIWLLGVALAIGGTILPSFFMNAALHRISAQANSMIGTLSPVITILLAVAILAEPLTGLDMLAAVLVIVGVAVATLADRR; via the coding sequence ATGTCCTCCCCTCCCAGCTCCGCCGCTTCGACGACCGTTCCCGCCGCGAAAACGCCGCTGCGCCCTGCCGTCGGCGGCGCGCTCTGGATCGGCTATGCGCTCGCCTGCACCGGCGCCACGCTGTTCGCGACCAAGGCGATCATCGTCAAGCTCGCCTATGCCCAGGGGGTCGATGCCGAGACGCTGCTGGCGGTGCGCATGATCCTGTCGCTGCCGGTCTATCTCGCGATCGGCCTCCATACGCTGCTGCCCTCGCGGCGCGGTCCCTTCGATCATGCGAACGGACGGCTGATCCTGCGCGCCGCCCTGGTCGGCGCACTCGGCTATTGGCTTTCCAGCTATCTCGACTTCAAGGGCCTCGAGCTGATCTCGGCGCAGTTCGAGCGCCTGATCCTCTTCACATACCCGTTCTTCGTCATGCTGTTCGGCGCGCTCTTCTTCCGCCAGCCGATCAAGCTCAAATCCCTGGCGGCCTTCACCATCAGCTATGGCGGTCTGCTGCTGCTGTTCCTGCGCGATTTCTCGCTGCTCGGCGAGGACGCGGCGCTGGGGGCGGGCTTCGTGATGGGGGCGGGGATCTGCTTCGCGCTCTACCAGCTGTTCGCCAAGGCCAGCATCCTGCAGATGGGACCGCGGCTCTTCACCTGCGTGGCGATGAGCGCGGCGTCGGTCGTGGTGATCGCCCAGTTCCTGCTGACCCATCCGGTCGGTCGGCTGGCGCTGACCCCGCATATCTGGCTGCTGGGCGTGGCGTTGGCGATCGGCGGCACGATCCTGCCGTCCTTCTTCATGAACGCGGCGCTGCACCGGATCTCGGCGCAGGCCAACTCGATGATCGGGACCTTGAGCCCGGTGATCACGATCCTGCTGGCCGTCGCGATCCTGGCCGAGCCCCTGACCGGGCTCGACATGCTGGCGGCGGTGCTGGTCATTGTCGGCGTGGCCGTGGCAACTCTCGCGGACCGCCGCTGA